In Parafrankia irregularis, the sequence CCGCTGCGCAGAGTGACCGCAGGATCCGGTGGCCCCGCGTTCCCCACCGTGACCGATGCGCCCACAATGCCGCTGCGGATCGATATCTGACCCATCAGGAAAAGATCATCCTCCCGGGCGCAGAACGCCGGTCCCGGGCGGCGGCGTCGGCGCGGGCCGCGGTCCGGCGCCGGGGTCTGACACAGACATCGTCGCCGCCGGGCACCTCCCTCCACACGAAACCTGCATGCGGGTATGCGGACCGTACGAATCACCCACGCATCGGGACGGCAGCACGGCGACCGCAGGACACAAAGCCGACTCGACGGATTATCGCGGAATGGGCACTTCCCGCCGAGTTGCAGTAAGATCCGCCAAGGGGATTCCGCTGGCTGCGCACCGCCCCAAAGAGGGGTCGACGGTCCCTGCACGCACAGCAGAGCAGAGCAGTTTAACGAAATACATGTAGTATTCGAAGATCCCCCGGTGTTCGATTCTCACCATAGAGACACGGTGAAGACCACGCCATTTACCGGCGAGGATCAGTCTGCGCACGGCTGGCTCGTCTCTGATACTTGCACCCGTGCCGCTACCCGACCCGGGCCACGGCGTGACGTGCATGGGGGTAGCCACCGGATATGCGTCCAGGCACTCGGCAATGGCGGCTGGAACGGGTCCGCGTCAGATCTCTCGCGCTGGACTTGGTGGCGCTGGTCTCGGTGGCGCTGGTCGCGCTCACGTTCGTCGCCGTTATCGCGAACACCACTACGGCCGACCACGGCACTGCTCGCCCGGCCGGCACCTCGAACCCGGGATCCCTGGCAGGACCACCAGTTCCGGCGGGCACAGCGATGGGCGTGCGGCCGGCGACGCTCATCCTCCCGCTGAGCGGGAGCACCCCCCAGTCCGCGAGTGTCCCCCGGACGGAGAGCGCCGGGCGCTGCCCGCCTCACACCAGTCTCGCCAGTGCCTCCGGGCAGTGTGTCGCTGCGCCCGAGGTCTCCTGCGTCGCCGCGGCCGGTGCGCGGGACGGGGCCTGCACCGAGCCGGCCACGGCGAGCTGCCCCGGCGGCTGGGCCCGCGAGGGTGAGATCTGCACCCGCCCCGCCGACCTCGTGTGCAGTGACGGTGGGCCACCGGCCGACGGCCAGTGCGTCACCGCCACGACGTGGACCTGCGCGCCCGGCTGGACCCTCGACGATGCCACCTGCCGGGCCCGTGCGACGCCGACCTGCCCGGCGGAGTGGACCATGGACGGTGGGACCTGCGTCGCCGACACCGTGTGGACGTGCCCCGGCGGCGGGACCCTCAACGGGCGGACCTGCGTCGCACCCGTGCGGTACGTCTGCGACGACGGCGTTCCGGCGCAGGGGCAGTCCTGTGACCGGCCCGCGGCCACGTGCGGCACCAACTGGCGGCTCGTCGGGAACCAGTGCGTCAACGAGGCGGAGCGCTGTACCGGGGTGTCGGAGGTGGACGGCTGTTCGTTCCCCGTCTGCTCAGCGCCGTCGTCGCGGTTCGACGGGGTGGGCACATGTGTCGCCGAAGCGCGGCCGGAATGCCGCGAGGACTGGCCGCCCTCCTCGCAACCGCCCGGCTGCCTGTCCGACGCCACGCCGACCTGCCCCGGCGGCATCGTCCCGGACGGGGCCGGCCGCTGCGTGACGAGCACGCAACAGGTCTGCCGAGGCATGACCGACGTCGGTCCGGACGAGACGGGCCAGTGCACCGCCAGAGCGAAGCCCACCTGCGCTGGGAACATCGAGCCCGAGGAGGACACCGGGCGGTGTGTCGCGCCGCCGATCGAGACCTGCGCCTCGGGCCAGCCGACCGGTGGCGACGGCCCCAGGCGCTGCACCCGGCCGGTGAGCTGGACCTGCGCGGACGGGGCATCGCCCGACGCGGCCCACATCTGCTCGTCGACCCGTATCCTGCGCTGCCCGGCCGGCACCTCCCTCGATGGCGAAATGTGTGTGGGCCCGGCCTGCCCGGCCGGCACCCTGCTCGCGGGGACCCGTGAATGCGTCCCGCCGGTGGCGCGATGCCCGTCGGGCACGACGCGGGACGGGGCCGGGCTGTGCCACAGCGCCCCACCCGGCTGTCCCGAGGGCTACACCGCGACCTCGTCCGGGGTGTGCGCACAGCTAGTGCCAGCGTGCCCTCCCGGCACAACACGGACCGCCCGGGGCCTGTGCCGCCTGCCGGATCCCAGGCCACCGCGCGGCGTGGAGAACGCACACTCGCGAAGCCCTGCGGCCAGCCCCGGTACCAGCGCAGGCAGCGAGGCCGAGCCATCGCCAACCGTCGTCAGCCAGGAGTGGCCCGCCGCACGCGCAGCGCTGGTGGGGGCGACGGTGCTGACCGTCGGGCTGTTGACGTCAGGCGGTGGAGTCCTGCTGTGGAGGCGGCGGCCAGGATCGACGGCGGTTCCCGACGATCAGTGGGCCGGCGCCGTCTCTCCCAACCTCCCGCCCATCGCGCCGGTTTCGCCGCGGCCGCCATCCTCCGCGCCGCGTCCGGCCGATTCCGATGAGCCTGACAAGCCTGACGAGCCAACACCGTTCCCGAACCAGCTGCTTTCCGCGCCAGGCCGGAGTCGATCCGGGGCCGGCCTGTTCGCGACATCACCATTCGACGGCGATCGAGAGCGCCGGCAGGTACGTCTGGAAATCCGTACCCGCGTCCCGCGATCCTCGGTGCGGGAACGAACACCCGCGTTCGAACCTCCCAGGCTGCTGCTCCGGCCCGACCGCACGGTGACGAGCTCCGCGCCGCGGACAGCCCACCCACCGGCTCGGGTCGTTGCCAGTCGGCCGCGCGTGGCCCGAGATGACCTCGTCCTGCTGGCATCGCATCCAGTCCTTGTGGGGGCCGGCGCGACGTCCTCGGGAACCCGCGGCGAACCCGTCGCCATCTGCCTGCGGCAGACGGTGACGACCATCAGCGACGCCGTCACTGGCGCCGTGGACGCGACGTCGCTGGAGGAACGCCGGCTACCGAGCGTCCTTCTACGGATCTTCACCGTTGCACCCCCGCCCCTCGAAGGAGAAGCTGCATGCCTGCCACCGATCCGGACCTGACGTCCTCCCCGGATCACTCCACGGCCCGAAGGCCGGGTCCTCCTCCGGGGTCCCCGGTGACGCGTCCGGACTCCCCCGACCAGATCGCCGGTGACCCTGCGGGCCCGGGCGGGGAAACCGGGTCGGCAGGGGAAACCGGGTCGGCGGCGGACGCGGCGAGTCCCCTGCTCACCAGCGCCGGATCTCTGCTGTTCCAGGCCGACGACGCCGTCCCCGAACTCCACGACCTGCTGACCGAGCAGCTCCCCGAGGTCTGGACCCGCCTGACCCAGACCGGGATCGGGCTCGACCTGGTGGCTCAGGTGACCGGTGAGCTGGCCGCCGAGATTGTCGGCCTCGTCCAGATCGACATCGTCGGCGCCGCGCTGCGCGCCTGGGCGGGATCCCAGAGCGCGCGGACAGCGGCCCGCGCATCCGCTGGCCCGCCGCCGAGCACTCAGACGCTGGTCCTCGGGCCGCACACGCTGACCTCCGTGCTTGAGCGGTCGATCGAGATCCTGGTCGGCGATATCCAGGTCGCAAGCATCCCCATCAGCCTGGAGCTGAGCGTCGATGCGTCACATGCGAGCGTGACCGCGCAGGCCGGCCGACTGGTCCGGCTACGTCCAGGTCCGGCCGAGATCGCACTCACCCTGTCCGTGGCGTCGCGGGTGGTGCGCACGGCGCGCGGCGCCCTCCCGCTGCCGGCGTCCATCCCGCTGGGCCGCTGGGCGCCACTCGACGAGAACCCGCTCCCGGACCGTGGCAGCGACACCGCCCCGCCCGAACCCGCTGGGGCTCCGGGGAGGCTGCCGCGCCAGCGCGTCTGAGGCCGTCGCTCACGCCAGCACCACCGCGGGTCGGGCGTGGCTGTCGGCGCGCGGGCGGTCTGCCGCCGGCGCGTCAGGCCGGATCGACGGCTGTCGTGGGGCCAGCTGATGTCAAGGGGCCAGATCGACTGTCAGAAGGCCGGATCGACGCGGATATCGGGATCGCCGTCCGGCAGTACTACAACTGTTCCGTCGCCGCGTTGCCAGCCGGCGGGCAGCAGAAACCACCGTCCCGCATTGCGCTCCGGTGACTCCGCGGGGGGCGGGGATGCAGGGGCGGTCGGCGGGTCCGGGCTCCACCCCAGGTGACCGGTGGCCTCGCACCGGTCCGGTATAGCCCGAGCATTGCGTTCGCCTCCTCGCATCTGTTGGGATGTAGACGACATCGAGGTAGGAGGCGCCTGTGAACGAGCAAAACGGCGGTTCGGCGGAGGACCTCGCGACATACTTTCTTTCCGCGGAGGGTCTGCGCGGTGTCGAGGTAACACCGCACAGCCACGGAACCGGAACGTCGACGAGCGTGCGCGACTTCGAATACAAGGGTCATCAGGCGAGGATCGAGACCACCTACCGCATCACAATCGACGGAAAACCCCTCGTCGGCCATGTCGAGGCGCTCCCCTCGGGGGAGGTTCACTACCACCGGTTCCCGCAGTACGCACCGAACTCCGCCGTCGACGTGGTGAAAACCATCATCGACACAAGTCTCTGGGAGAAGCCGGCCGTCCCTGACGAGCTGGCGGCCGAGCACGGGCCCGAGCAGCCAGAACACGAACATCACGGGCACACCGAACACGGACCTCACGGGCACACCGAAAGTGCCCATGGAGATCGGCGTGCGGACGGAGGCCACCGGTGACCGCCGTCCGGACCCACATCCTCGACGACCTCACCGCGGCACAGCGCTACCTCGACGCGGCCGTCGGCCTGAGTACGGAGCTCACCTCGGTCACCGCCCGCTCCGTGAGTCAGGTACTCGCGCGGGTGATACCCGGGTTCCGCATGCGCGGAATCGAGCAGCGACTGTCGGTGTGGGATCTGTTCGTCGTCTGGCACTGGGCCTCCATGCAGCTGACGACGTCACCCGAAACCGCCATGCGCAATCGGGCCCACGGCGGCCCGGTGTTCCTGCCGTGGCACCGGATGTACCTCCTGCGGCTGGAACAGCAGCTCCAACGGCACAGCGGCGTCGCCGACGCCGGCCTGCCCTACTGGGACTGGGCCGTGGCCGGCGGTGATCTGGCCCCCGACCAACAGCTCAACCATGTCCTCTGGACCGACAAGTTCCTGGGCCCGCCGCTGGGTTCCGTCACGACGGGCCCGCTCGCCGCCCACGTCGTCCGGATCGAGGAGCGTGACGACGGCCTCTGGTCCGTTCCACCCCGGCCGATCGTGCGCGCGGCCGGCACCCAGGTCGGCACCCTCCCCCGGTCCTCCGACGTGCGGGCGACGCTCAACAACGATCGTTACGACCGTGATCCGTGGGATATCTCGGTCGTCTCTCATCGCAACCTCGTCGAGGGCTGGGTGAACGGGCCTCGGATGCATAATCGCGTGCACGTCTGGGTGGGCGGCGACATGCTGCCCGGCACCTCCCCGAACGATCCGGTCTTCTTCCTGAACCACTGCAACGTGGACCGGATCTGGGAGTCCTGGATGACCCGCCACGGCCGGACCTACGAGCCGGGGAGCGGTGTGCAGGGAGCGCCGGTCGGCCATCGGATCGACGATGACATGATTGCCCTGCTCGGCAGGTCGTTCACGCCGGGGCAGGTTCTCGACTCCAGTGCCTGGTATTCCTACGACGTCCTGCCGTAACGCCTGACCTCCCTGACCCCGGGCGAGCAGTTCGCCCGCCCGGGGCCCGTAAAACCCAACAGTGCGTTTCTGGTGCCTACAGCCGTGGATCGACCGGCTCGGACTCCAGGGCCAGCACCGCGAACACACATTCGTGGACCCGCCACAGCGGCTCTCCGGCCGCGGTCCGTTCGAGTGCCTCCAGGCCCAGTGCGTACTCGCGGAACGCCAGGGAGCGTTTGCGGCCCAGCCCCCGCTCGCGCAGCCGATCCAGGTGCACCGCCTCGGTGTAGTCGGCGCCGTAGATGATGCGCAGGTACTCCCGGCCCCGCACCTTCACGCCGGCCAGGGCCAGCCCTCGTTTTCCCCGGGCCAGGCCCGCGAACGGCTTGACCACCATGCCCTCGCCGCCGGCGGCGGTCAGCTCCTCCCACCACCGTGTTCCGGCGGCCACCGAGTCCGGGTCGGCCGGGTCGACCCGGATCCGTGCGGTGGTGGCCAGCAGCTCGGGATCGGCTGCGGCGAGGCGGTCCGCCACCGCCAGGTGCCACAGGTTGTCCCGGTCCAGGTAGGTCGTCGCGGTCTGCCCGTCGCCGGCGTGGGCTCCCACGCCCGCGGCCGGACCCGCGTGGCTGGTCGGCGGGACTCCCCCGGCTGCCAGCAGCATGAACGGCGCGAACCGCAGGCCGTCCAGGCCGTCGACGGGCCAGCAGTACGGCTGGTACGCCGCCGTGAACGCGTCCGCGTTGGCCGCCCGGCCGCGGGTGCGTTCCAGCAGGTCCGCGACGTCGACACCGCGGCCCATGGCCCGGGCCAGGGCGTCGACGGCAACCGGGAGGACGGCGCGGGCCGCCGCGCCGGTTGCCGCGTACTGGCGGCGGATCAGCGCGTGGGCCTTGGCGCTCCACGGCATGATCTCCCCGTCGAACACCGCCCATCCGGCCGCCAGCTCGTCCCACAGGCCACTGGCGGTCATCGCCGCCCGGAGCCGGGCCAGCAGCGCCTCGGTCAGGTCCGGGGCGAGGAACGGCCGTCCGGTACGGGTGTAGACCGCGCCGGTGACCCCGTCGGGCGCGCCGAATCGCCCGCGGGCGGTGGCGGCATCCCGGCAGATGACGACCACGGCCCGTGAACCCATGTGCTTCTGCTCGCACAGAAGATCCTCGACGCCGTCCGCGCGATAGGCCTCGAAGGCCTCCGCCGGATGTTCGAGCAGGCCCGGCAGGGTCGAGGTCGGCGGCGGGCTCATCGTCGGCGGAAGGTAGACGAGCCAGCGTGGGTCGACGGCGAAGCGGCTCATCACCTCCAGCGCCGCGAGCGCGTTCGGCTCCTCGATCCGTACGCGGCCACCGTGGCGCGTCTCGATGAACCTGCGGCCGAGGACGTCGTTGACGTGAAGCGTGTCGGGGCGCGCGGTCGGGCCGGTGGTGGCGACGACCGAGGCGCCGGTGTCGATGACCAGGCTGACCGGGGCGGGGACGGAGGCCCCGGCAGCGGGCGGGTCGACGGCGCCGTCGTCGACGGACGCCGGCCCCGGCTCGGGCTGTGTCGCCGTTTCCTCCGCCGGCAGCTCGGCGGGCTGCTCCGTCAGCGGCCGCCGCGGCTCGAAGTACTCGCGGGCCGCCGGCACGGACACCAGTTCCCGCTCCGGGTAGCGCAGCGCGGTGAGACGTCCACCGAACACACACCCGGTGTCGAGGCACAGGGTGTTGTTCTCCCACCGCGGCTCCGGGACGGGTGTGTGGCCGTAGAGCACCATCGCCTTCCCCCGGTAGTCGCGGGCCCACGGGTAGCGCACCGGCAGCCCGTACTCGTCGCTCTCACCGGTGGTGTCCCCGTAGAGAGCGAACGACCGGACCCGGCCGGAGGCCCGGCCCTGGTAGGCCTCCTTCAGCCCGGCGTGCGCGACGACGAGACGTCCGCCGTCGAGGACGAGATGCGAGACCAGCCCGTCGCAGAACTGTTCGACCTCGGTACGGAACTCGGGTGTCTCCCCGCCGAGCTGCGCCAGCGACTCGGCGAGACCGTGCCCGATCCGCACCTGCCGGCCGCGCAGGGCACGGACGAGCTTGTTCTCATGGTTGCCGGGCACCGCGAACGCCTCGCCGGCGGCGACCATGCCCATCGCCAGCCGCAGGACCCCGGGCGTGTCGGGCCCGCGGTCCACCAGGTCGCCGAGGAAGATGACGCGCCGGCCTTCCGGGTGGGTACCGCCGACCGCACGGCCCTCGTCGTCGCGGCGCAGCTGGTAGCCCAGCCGGATCAGCAACGCCTCCAGCTCGTCGCGACAGCCGTGCACGTCACCGATCACGTCGAACGGGCCGGTGAGCTCGCGGCGGTCGTTGAGCAGCGGGGTGTACTCGATCGTCGCGGTGGCGATCTCCGCCTCGGAGCGCAGGACGTGCACGCGGCGGAAGCCCTCGCGGGCCAGCCCGCGCAGTGACCGGCGCAGCTCGCCGTGCTGGCGGCGGACGACGTGCGCGCCGAAGGCCCGGTCGGGGCGCTCCGCGTTGCGCGCGACGCAGACCGACTCCGGCACGTCGAGCACGATGGCGACGGGCAGCACGTCGTGCGCTCTGGCCAGCTCCACCAGGCGGGCACGGGACGTCCGCTGCACGTTGGTCGCGTCCACGACGGTCAGGCGCCCGGCGGTGAGCCGGCGGGCGGCGATGAAGTTCAGGACGTCGAACGCGTCCGCCGTCGCGGACTGGTCGTTCTCGTCGTCGGCGACGAGCCCACGGCAGAAGTCCGACGACAGCACCTGGGTCGGCAGGAAGTGCCGGCGCGCGAACGTCGACTTGCCGGAGCCGGTCACCCCCACCAGCACGACGAGGCTCGGGTTGGGAATTGTCAGCGGCTCGATCGGCGTCTCGTTCAGCGGCTCGGACGGCGGCGTCTCGTTCAGCGGCTCGGACGGGAGCTGGCTCGTCTCGCTCATCGGTTCGCCCCTCGCGCCGGCGCCGCCAGCTCCAGGACCGCGAGCTGAGTCGGCTGGCCGACCTCGGGGTCGTCGGCACCGATGCCGCCGATCCTCGCGCGGTAGGGGTAGCCGGCCACGAGGTCGTCGATCCAGGCGGTGAACTCGGCGCGGGTCCATTCGAAGCGGTGGTCCCGATGCCGCAGATCGCCGGGGGGCAGTCCCTCGTAGCGCACGTTGTACTCCCGGTTCGGAGTGGTGATGAGAAGGGTCCCGGGCCGCGCGTGCCCGAGCAGGACGTCGGCGAGCACCGGCAGCCGGGGCGGGTCGACGTGCTCGACCACCTCGGAGAGCACGATCGCGTCCAGCCCGGTGAGGCGGTCGTCCCGGTACACCAGCGAGGAGACGACCAGGCGGACCCGTTCGCGGTCGCGGTCGGACATCTGCTCGACGTGCAGTCTGCGGGCGGTGAGCTCGAGCGCGCGGTGGGAGACGTCGACCGCGACGATCTCGGTGAAGGCCCGGTCGGCGACCAGGCGGGCCACCAGCCGGCCGGCACCGCAGCCGACGTCGGCGACGCGGCGCGCGCCGGCCGTCCGCAGCTCGGCCAGGATCGCGCGGCGCCGCTGCTCCGCCAGCGTCAGCGGCGGCGCCAGCGCGTCGCCGCTGTTCACCGTGTCGGTGCCGGACCCGGCCGCCGCGCTCAGCCCCTGTCCCGCCCCCGGGCTCAGGCCCGGTTCCACCGCCTCGACCAGGCCAGCTTCCGCTTCCGCCGCCGGTTCCGGGTTCCCGGTGCCGTCGGGTTCCGCGTCCACGGCCGAATCTGGTTCCGTCGCGTCGGAGGTGAGCCGTCCCGGTTCGAAGCCGTCGGGGATGCCCTCGGCGGTGAGGTCCTCGGCCACGGACAGCTGCGTCAGGGCCGCCGTCGCCAGGCCGGAGCGGTGGGCGAGGTAGCGGCGTGCGATCAGTCGCTGCTCCGGGTGGCCGGGCAGCCAGCGGGCACCTTCACGGACGAGCTTGTCGATCTCGTCGCGGCCGACGTGGTAGTGCTTGGCGTCGTCGAGCACGGGCAGGAGCACGTAGACCTGGGTGAGGGCGTCCGCCAGCAGGGCGGTTCCGGTCAGCGTGACGTCGTGATGCGGCGCGTGACCCCAGTCCGGGAAGTCCGGGTCGAGTGGTAGCGGGTTCGCCTCGACCTGCCAGCCCAACGGTTCGAACAGCCGCCGGACGAGGTCGGCGCCGCCACCGCGGCACGGCAGCGACGGAAGCCGGATGCTCAGCGGCAGCGGCGTCGTGACCAGCTCCGGCCGGGCCCGGCATCGGCCCGCCATCGCCGTCGAGAAGACGGCCGCCATCGCGACCGCGAGCAGGCTGGACGCCGCGTAGGGCCGATCGTCCACGTAGTGCGCGCCGGCGGTGTCCCGGCGGCCGGTGGATCGCGAGCCTCCCCGGACCAGTCCCACCGGGTCGACCTCCAGCAGCAGTGCCGCGGTGCAGCGCGCGTCGGTCGCCTCGGGGTAGAAGACGTGCGCCTGACCGGCCGCCGTATCGAAGCGATGAACCCGGTCGGGGTGCTTGTGCAGCAGGAAGCCCAGATCGGTCGCTGGCTGGTAGGTCGTCGACACCGTCAGGAACATGGCGAGGATTCTCGCGGATCGGACAGTCGGCGTCGCGTGAGTATTCCGCTGGAGTGCTGGGCGACGTGGCTCTCGGCCATCGGGAGCGGCTGCGGGCTCGTGAACCGGGCCGGGCCCCGGTGCAGCGTCGTGGGATGGTGGGTCGCGGTCACGCGTCCGGCCGACGTCCGCTACGTACGATGAGCCGAGCAAGCAAAGCCGTGGCGGGAGAGGGAAGTGTCAAAGGGACGTTCGACCAGCCGACCCGGGCGGCCAGGTGCCGAGGGTAGGCGGAGTCGCCGCGAGTGCTCCAGCGCCCGGGGAGGTCTGCACCGGCGCGCGGGAGCACGGGACACGGACCCGAGCGGCCGATTCACAGGGCTGTCGGCATGACTCCCGAGCCTGTCGGGGTCGGCCGACGGTCGGCGGGCCGTGCGCGGACCAGCGCCGTGGCAGAGGACGAGGATGCCGCTGTCGCGCGGCCAGCCGCGGTGGAGAGCCCCAAGACCACCCGGCGGCGTCGGGGTGAGCCGCGGCGTCTGCTCCTCGCGGCCGCCCGGGAGCTGTTCTCGGCGCAGGGCTACGCGGTCATCAGCACCCGTGAGATAGCGGAGCACGCGGGGGTGTCGGAGACACTCCTGTTCCGGCACTTCGGGTCGAAGGCGGGCCTGTTCCGGGAAGCGCTCGCCCTGCCGTTCGTCGAGTTCATCCAGGATTTCAGCCACCGGTGGCGCTCCGGTGAGATGGACGCCCTCGACGACGAGTCCTTCGCGCGTCAGCTCAACGGCGGCCTGTACGACCTGTTCCGGCAGAACCGGAGCCTGGTCCTGATGCTGTGGGCCGACAACCTGCCCCGGGACGACGAGTGGGCGAGCATCGGCATGGCCGAGATCGACAAGGCGATGCGCGAGCTCGTCAAGATCGGTAACGAGGAGACGATCCGCCGGCAGGGCAAGGCGATGCCTCGTCACGACCTGGCGACCCGGGCGACGCTCGCCATGGTCGCCGGTATGGCTGTCTTCGGGGAGTCGTTCTACGGGAAGCGCAGACCGTCACGACGGGCGATCGTCGAGGAGCTCACCCAGACCTCGATGCACGGCCGGCTACACCGCAGCGTCTGAAGGACGCAGGCCGGTCACGGGCGCACCGTTCCCGTCGACCGGCGGTTTGTGACGCACACACTGATTTGGAGCCTGCGGATACGAAAGGTCGTGCCGGCCACCTGTCGGACAGGTGGCCGGCACGACCGTCATGCGCCACGCCTACTTCGTCAGGTATCCGCCGTCGACGGGCAGGAGGATGCCGGTGACGTTCGTCGACAGGTCGCAGGCCAGGTAGAGCGCGGCCCGCGCGCAGTCCTCCGGGGTGATGATCTCGCCGATCGGGTGCAGTGACCGCAGCACCTTGGCCTCGGCCTCGTCGGGGGGGCGGAACTCCTCACCCTTGGCGAACGCGAGGTTGGTCCAGATACCCCCGGGGCAGATGGCATTGACACGGATCTTGTCCGACGCGACCTCGGCGGCCAGCGCCCGGGTGAGCTGGTTGACGAGGCCCTTGGTGGCGCCGTAGACGACACCACCCCAGGAGATCATGCCGGCGATGGAGCCGGTGTTGACGATGACCCCGCCGCCGCCCTGCTGTTTGAACTGGCGCACGGCCTCCTTGCAGCCGTTGAACACACCCCGGCCGTTGACCGCGACAAGGTGGTCGAAGTCCTTGACCGTGTGATCCTCGATCGTCATGCCGGAGCGGGGGGAGGCGATTCCCGCGTTGTTCACCATGACGTCGAGGCGACCGTAGGTCGCGACGGCGGTGGCGACGACGGCGGCGACCTGGTCGGGATCGGCCACGTCGCAGGCGGCGGGGATGGCGGTGCCGCCTGCGGCCTCGATGGCCGCCGAGGCCCCTTCGGCCCACTCGCGGCGCAGGTCGGCGCAGACGATGTTGGCGCCTTCCTGGGCGAACAGCTGTGCGATGGCCCGGCCGATGCCGGCCCCGGCGCCGGTGACGACAACCGTCCGATCTGCGAGCAGGCTCATTCCAAGCCTCCCGGTGCGATTTCCCGGACCTGCCGCCGGGCCGGTCGGGACCTCATGCGTCCTCCGACGCACTCGCCGCCTCGCCGGCGTCGACGGCCTCCTCGTCGATGACGATCCGCACCGTGTGCGGACCCTGCAGCATCGCCGTGGGCACCGCGTCGTAGCGGTCCGGCTCCACCAGGTGGTAGGAGACGACCCGCTCGGTGAAGGCCCGCATGGCGGCACGCATCTCCATACGGGCGAGTCCCGCGCCCGGGCAGATGTGCGGGCCCGAGCCGAAGGCGAGGTGCGACCTGTCCGTCCGGTCGAGGCGGAACTCGTTCGGGTTCTCGTGCTTGCTCTCGTCCCGGTTCGCCGAGCCGATGCACATGAACACCTTCTGCCCGGCCTCCACCTGCCGACCGTCCAGCTCCATCGGGCTGGCGCAGGTACGCACCATCCACTGCGCGGGCGCGTCGATCCGCAGCGCCTCCTCGATGGCCGCGTCGATCAGCGCCGGGTTGCGGCGCAGTTCCGCGTAGGCCTCGGGGTCCAGGCCCAGCCGGTAGATCAGGCTGCCGAGGGTGTTACGCGTGGTGTCGCTGCCGGCGCCGATCATGAACATGATCTGGGCCCTGATGTTGCGGGGGGTGAGCGTCTCGCCCTCCACCTCGGTGACCAGGAAGCGGGT encodes:
- a CDS encoding tyrosinase family protein; translated protein: MTAVRTHILDDLTAAQRYLDAAVGLSTELTSVTARSVSQVLARVIPGFRMRGIEQRLSVWDLFVVWHWASMQLTTSPETAMRNRAHGGPVFLPWHRMYLLRLEQQLQRHSGVADAGLPYWDWAVAGGDLAPDQQLNHVLWTDKFLGPPLGSVTTGPLAAHVVRIEERDDGLWSVPPRPIVRAAGTQVGTLPRSSDVRATLNNDRYDRDPWDISVVSHRNLVEGWVNGPRMHNRVHVWVGGDMLPGTSPNDPVFFLNHCNVDRIWESWMTRHGRTYEPGSGVQGAPVGHRIDDDMIALLGRSFTPGQVLDSSAWYSYDVLP
- a CDS encoding polynucleotide kinase-phosphatase, with the protein product MSETSQLPSEPLNETPPSEPLNETPIEPLTIPNPSLVVLVGVTGSGKSTFARRHFLPTQVLSSDFCRGLVADDENDQSATADAFDVLNFIAARRLTAGRLTVVDATNVQRTSRARLVELARAHDVLPVAIVLDVPESVCVARNAERPDRAFGAHVVRRQHGELRRSLRGLAREGFRRVHVLRSEAEIATATIEYTPLLNDRRELTGPFDVIGDVHGCRDELEALLIRLGYQLRRDDEGRAVGGTHPEGRRVIFLGDLVDRGPDTPGVLRLAMGMVAAGEAFAVPGNHENKLVRALRGRQVRIGHGLAESLAQLGGETPEFRTEVEQFCDGLVSHLVLDGGRLVVAHAGLKEAYQGRASGRVRSFALYGDTTGESDEYGLPVRYPWARDYRGKAMVLYGHTPVPEPRWENNTLCLDTGCVFGGRLTALRYPERELVSVPAAREYFEPRRPLTEQPAELPAEETATQPEPGPASVDDGAVDPPAAGASVPAPVSLVIDTGASVVATTGPTARPDTLHVNDVLGRRFIETRHGGRVRIEEPNALAALEVMSRFAVDPRWLVYLPPTMSPPPTSTLPGLLEHPAEAFEAYRADGVEDLLCEQKHMGSRAVVVICRDAATARGRFGAPDGVTGAVYTRTGRPFLAPDLTEALLARLRAAMTASGLWDELAAGWAVFDGEIMPWSAKAHALIRRQYAATGAAARAVLPVAVDALARAMGRGVDVADLLERTRGRAANADAFTAAYQPYCWPVDGLDGLRFAPFMLLAAGGVPPTSHAGPAAGVGAHAGDGQTATTYLDRDNLWHLAVADRLAAADPELLATTARIRVDPADPDSVAAGTRWWEELTAAGGEGMVVKPFAGLARGKRGLALAGVKVRGREYLRIIYGADYTEAVHLDRLRERGLGRKRSLAFREYALGLEALERTAAGEPLWRVHECVFAVLALESEPVDPRL
- a CDS encoding 3' terminal RNA ribose 2'-O-methyltransferase Hen1 — protein: MFLTVSTTYQPATDLGFLLHKHPDRVHRFDTAAGQAHVFYPEATDARCTAALLLEVDPVGLVRGGSRSTGRRDTAGAHYVDDRPYAASSLLAVAMAAVFSTAMAGRCRARPELVTTPLPLSIRLPSLPCRGGGADLVRRLFEPLGWQVEANPLPLDPDFPDWGHAPHHDVTLTGTALLADALTQVYVLLPVLDDAKHYHVGRDEIDKLVREGARWLPGHPEQRLIARRYLAHRSGLATAALTQLSVAEDLTAEGIPDGFEPGRLTSDATEPDSAVDAEPDGTGNPEPAAEAEAGLVEAVEPGLSPGAGQGLSAAAGSGTDTVNSGDALAPPLTLAEQRRRAILAELRTAGARRVADVGCGAGRLVARLVADRAFTEIVAVDVSHRALELTARRLHVEQMSDRDRERVRLVVSSLVYRDDRLTGLDAIVLSEVVEHVDPPRLPVLADVLLGHARPGTLLITTPNREYNVRYEGLPPGDLRHRDHRFEWTRAEFTAWIDDLVAGYPYRARIGGIGADDPEVGQPTQLAVLELAAPARGANR
- a CDS encoding TetR/AcrR family transcriptional regulator, whose protein sequence is MAEDEDAAVARPAAVESPKTTRRRRGEPRRLLLAAARELFSAQGYAVISTREIAEHAGVSETLLFRHFGSKAGLFREALALPFVEFIQDFSHRWRSGEMDALDDESFARQLNGGLYDLFRQNRSLVLMLWADNLPRDDEWASIGMAEIDKAMRELVKIGNEETIRRQGKAMPRHDLATRATLAMVAGMAVFGESFYGKRRPSRRAIVEELTQTSMHGRLHRSV
- a CDS encoding SDR family NAD(P)-dependent oxidoreductase — its product is MSLLADRTVVVTGAGAGIGRAIAQLFAQEGANIVCADLRREWAEGASAAIEAAGGTAIPAACDVADPDQVAAVVATAVATYGRLDVMVNNAGIASPRSGMTIEDHTVKDFDHLVAVNGRGVFNGCKEAVRQFKQQGGGGVIVNTGSIAGMISWGGVVYGATKGLVNQLTRALAAEVASDKIRVNAICPGGIWTNLAFAKGEEFRPPDEAEAKVLRSLHPIGEIITPEDCARAALYLACDLSTNVTGILLPVDGGYLTK